The genomic DNA GATTACTTGAATATAAATTCACAATAACTAAGaatcacattttaaagctgCAAAATCTCTCTCTATATAACTTCATACGGACTATTTCTTCATCCAAAGTCGGTCCAATATAGATCCAGCCCATTTCTCTTGATTTTGGTGATATAGAACTTTTTATCCACATCAATGTAGCAGCAGATCCTTTAAAAACCAAGGCTCATAAACTGAATGgtctgtttttttgtattttgaatgAAAAGTCCTTTTTATATTCCTTCAGGAATGGAACATTATTCAATCTAAACTAAACCCCACAAACGATAAGACAGAGTTGTGTTCACGTCCTCCACAGCAGCATGAAGACTCTGCTCACGccggtgagatgatgtgacTGAATGAGGTTAGTCTGCATGTGCACCAGCTCAGTGACCGCAGGTGATTCGTGACTCACGCGTGTTTCTGAAACAGCTGCAGATTCAGTCGGACTCTCCATCGCTCTCTGACCCTGTCGCCGTCCTGCGCTGGTCTGATTCTGACGTGTGAAATAATTGTGCATCTTCCAGAGATGCTCCTGTAACATCTGAGCAAACGCTTCAGCGCTGACATGTGTTTAACGTTCACCGGTTCTGTGAAGCGGTGACGGAGCCGCTCGCTCTGGAGTTACCTTGTGCATCAGCATGGATTTACCTGGAGCATAAAGCAGTTCCCATGGCGACAAGAGGCAGATAAACCTCACGTTGAGGCAAAAGACACTGAGATCATCTCTCACTGTGACGAGCAGCGGTCATCAGGAAGTGAAGGGGGGATCCAGTAtatgtgtgtaaatgaatggaACCTCCACAGCTGCCACATGGGGCAGTGGCTGAAAAGCAATCCTATGGGCCAACTGGGACGGTTCAGGAAGTGTTCACCAAAATACTTTTTCCACCAATAAAAGGCTCAAATTGTTATTCTGGGTCTTTGCTAAGAGTCTGGAAACATTACACATCTCACTTAATGAGAAGTCTCACCCTCAAGTCTCATGAGACACTTAGTTGTTGCAGGAAGAAGGAGATGGAAATGTGAGAGAGTTGGAGAGATTGGATTTGACTTAACTATTATGGCTGAATCTGGTTTGGACAATATTGATGAAGCATTTGATTTTAATAGACAAACAACCCCTACTTGTTTGAGCTGGAGTGTTCGGATGAAGAGGTTCCACAAATTGACATATTTCATGTTAAGGCTGCTAAGTTAAAACATTCTCTATTCACCCGCATTTAAAAACATAGGGTCCAAGCTGGAAAAATACCAGAATTCCAATTTAACTGAGCATTTGAGGTGAAAGAAAGTTGGAGAAGGAgaagttgtgttgttcctcttcGAGGTCATTCGAAGGGTTTAATCCCACCGGCCTGCGTCTTTGCATCACTGCTCCACAACCAGCATTAAGAATTCAATATCTTCTGCTGTTCTTTTGTCCTTGTGGAGCAAACTCTCGTCCCGTGTGTGATTCCACTGTTTGTCCACTCGGGCGCGTTTTCAATCAAAGTAACTTTCGTCAAACAGCCTTCAGGCCTTCGCTCCACAGTGGGTTGTAATTGAAACTTTAATTTATCCTCGGTGGGAGACGTCATGATTTAaacaaacctgcagctgcttaTTTGTGACATTTACAGCCCGAACGTTCTCAAGTCGAGTCGCCAAAGCATCACATGACCAGGGTGAAGGTTTTAAAGCTAATTTACATTTCACTCCAGGGCAAGCTTTGCTCAGTGATCTATGAAATAGAACTGGCATCCTCCACCGCAACTGTAGTGTCATTACCTGAGCcgcagcaggagaggagctttATGTAATCTGCCTTTTTGACAGTAAGCATTCAATTGCTGCCTGAAATACTCGGCTCGCTCATATGTCTATTTTAAGTTCTTCGTTCGCTCCCTGGATCTATTCTgagaatatttttttaactttaaatgtgaAACTCCTCTGAGGAACAAAGAAGACGTGGTTGAGATTAGTTGAtcaaatattataattatttgatGTGATGATTAGTCAAggaattgattatttatttccacatttgaTTACCTCTTCCTGTCTTGTATCAATTCCAACTTTTCTCTGATTTATGCTGCTGataaatgacaaacaaataaagatgaatACTTATAATAAGACTTTTAACCCTGTAGACATTATGTGTTGATGCTCTTTCTCTTCGAGTATCTGCAGATAAATAAACGCCTCGTCCTGTTTCCCTTTAACTTTCAGTGCTTGAGTTTACAACTTGAAATTCAACCACACAAACTCTGTGAGTCAGTgcagaagaaaacaacttttCTCAATTTCATGTCAGTGGGATTATCTTACATCAGAGTCAGGAAGCAGATCGTCCTCGTCGTCCATGCTGTAGGCGTCGCTGTGGTAGTCCTGCGCCTCGgccagcagcttcctctccagGGTGGAGCCCGGCCGGATGTCCACGAAGGTGGTCTCCAGGTAGTCTTTGCTCAGCAGGGAGTCTGTGTGGCCCCAGATGGGCGCCGGTGGGTAAAAAGACTCCATTGTGCGAGGTAAGGAGCAAGGgtccaggagctgctgctgctgccgctcggGGGGGTGTCCGCAGTAGCTCCTCCAGGCTAAGGGCGGGTAGGCCCGGTCCTCCTCGCACTTCACCAACACGCCCTTGTACAGACCACCAGGGACCTGGGTAGTCACCGGCCCCGGCGCCGATGCCCGGCTGCTGTTGGTGTTTTCTCCCAGAAGAGGGTGCTCCAGCTCATCCAGattttccatccctctcttttaATTCCAGCCACACAAGAGGCCACCACATCAACAACCAAATGTAATCTGCAAATCGGTCGGCGGCCGATCCCTGAAGAGCGTCCGATGGGCTTACGCAAAGGCAGCTGCTTTGCTGGTTTTAGTGTTTCACTGGTAATCCATCTTTAATCCTATTCTTTAATTTTTGTCTTATCGCAGGCCTGAGTCCAGAGGCCTACAGCACACGGCAGGTTTATGACAATGTCCTCAGCGTGCCGGTGGCCTGCTCCCGTGTGCCGTCGGATCTGAAGCTGGATTAAAGAATCTCTTCTCCTCGCATGTCATGAACTATTTGTTTCATGGCTTGACGGCTCCGGGTTTGCCCCTTGTCTTCAATTTCACATGATGGAGCGTGTTAGTGTTCATGAATATGTTAATGTCGGCTACTTTCTCTCTCATACAATATGGAAATGTCAATTCTGATGGTAGAGGACCCTGATTGGCCCCCGACAGGCTAATGAAAACACCGGGCACAGGAACTCATGGAAAACGTCTTCATCTCATCAGTGACCCAGTGATACCGGGAAAGTTCCAGATGGAAATGAGCAATGACAACGACTATAAGGAGAAAACCGTCAAGCTGTCAGGACATATAattctttttttgtctgtttcctttCGTGagtctgaaaaaaaacaaacaactgcacTGCCACTGCTTTCAAAAAACAGTTGAAGCTTGAATATGCACGACCTCCGGCGGCAGTGGAACTAGTGGTGCAGTGATCGGATTGGGGGCATATTTGAGGGCAGTTAATCTGCAAAAGCAACGCGGCTCCAGAAATAGAATCCCGTGGTGCACGCCTGCAGGTCAGCGTGCTCCTCCGACGCTGCGGCAGGAAGCGATATCGCAGAAATCAAAGCCGCCTGGTCTTGATTTATGGCGCTGGGTGTTCTGCCTGGTGCCTGCAGCGGGTCCTCTGGGACATGTAAGtttaatgccccccccccccccgtccaccTTAAGAGGGTTTCCTTCAGGACACAGGAGCAGTCGGTGGCTGGCCGTCCACTCTGCTCAGCCGAGGACGATGGAGTCTgttcaaagacaaaacaaaggtCACAGGAAACGTTAGCCTCAAGCTTCATGCACACGGCTTCTGGTCTCTGAGGGTTTCGTGACTGCAGGTTGGATTTGGggtcttgtttttcttcatgcaCACATTCCCATCATACTACATGACCCCTGACCCCAAATCCCATCAGACACAGGACATCAGCGTCTCTCTATTCAGCGTCTCTCTATTCAGCCAATCAAATCCGGTCTACATCATGGCTTGAATGCCCAGTGGACGTCgagcttgacctttgaccaatcaGCTTCAAACATTTATCATCTAGAGATAAACTCTTCCTAGTAGCATTCACATCAAGTTTGGTTAAAATTAATCCATGCGTTGTtttgtataaacacacacatgcacacacacacgcacagggcGATAATGCTTTTGGTTATGCTGCCACACAGGGTAATAGGGGTctctcaaacaaaacaataacaaaagattATGTTATGTTCACGGATGAGGTCATTTGTGAAAGTTTAATTCACATAAACAGAAAAGGCAACGACAAGGAAAAACCCAaaattgtgtgtttctctggctTTGAGCATTTGAGCATTTGAATGAATTGTTGCATATTATAACTTTAACTATAAcaggaaacatttattttgttgcattGTGTTGTTGCTTGTTGTGTGAACTGTTGAGTTCCTATATCATATTGTGAGGTCTTGACTTTGATTCAGGCCGAACAAGCAGCGGTGGCAGAGGATTGTTTTATCACGATTCCATCTTTCACACTGCGGACGATTGTGTTGTGGTttcaaaaccacaacacaataCACTTGAACCCACCTGATCCAGCCCCCTAACATGAATCCCAAAGTGAGAACATCTAAAATTAGACACAACCGAGAGGTGGAGAGAAACGCTCCTGTGTGAGCCGACAAGTGAGAGAGGATGAAAATAACAAAGACGCAAAAGTAtctgccgtgtgtgtgtgtgtgtgtgtgtgtgtgtgtgtgtgtgtgtgtgtgtgtgtgtgtgtgtgtgtgtgtatgtgtgtgtgtatgaagggCTTTTCACTCCcgggctgtaaaaaaaaaagggaaagtgtcATTTCAACAAACCACATAATATCTCATCAGTAAGTATTCATTGTGCTCCACCGGCTCCAGATCGACTCGGTGGCTCGGTGTCGCACGCCTCAGCGcacaacaggggggggggataaataaataaagtggaatAATTGGGTGTCTCTGTGCTGGAACTGCTTCGCCGTGcaaacctccctccctcctcctcctcctcctcctcctcctcctcctcctcctcctcctcctcctcctcctcctcctcctcctcctcctttgtggAGGGCTAGTTCCTCTCCCAGTGAACAAGCTGAGCGATCGTTCAACACACTGACGTCACAACGCCTCCTcctcaagacacacacacacacacatacagacacacacattcggTGAATACATGCTCACTCACACATCagcctccccctctctctctctctctctctctctctctctctctctctctctctctctcgctctctctctcctctcctcttaaTCACTGCAGCTTCATTCCAGGAGAGATGCACTCAGCTTTATTACACCCctcgccctcctctcctcacccccctcgcccctcgcccccccccacacccctgCCC from Limanda limanda chromosome 6, fLimLim1.1, whole genome shotgun sequence includes the following:
- the tmem91 gene encoding transmembrane protein 91, with the translated sequence MENLDELEHPLLGENTNSSRASAPGPVTTQVPGGLYKGVLVKCEEDRAYPPLAWRSYCGHPPERQQQQLLDPCSLPRTMESFYPPAPIWGHTDSLLSKDYLETTFVDIRPGSTLERKLLAEAQDYHSDAYSMDDEDDLLPDSDDSSIDDFSDTDSESNFPLMIPQDYLGLAFFSMLCCFWPLGIAAFYLSQKTNKASAQGDFQGANAASRQALWLSVLSIVFGIITYICAIAALISYLSGKPP